One part of the Polyangiaceae bacterium genome encodes these proteins:
- the crtI gene encoding phytoene desaturase has product MRTSRAVVVGAGVGGLVSAVELARRGMDVVVLERAARVGGKMRQITVDGRGIDAGPTVMTMRWVLDEIWSAAGGSLDRDLTLQRADLLARHAWGPEQKLDLFAEIERSADAIAAFAGRAEADGYRKFCKYAQDIYDTVKKPFLLSERPSLASAMTAFGTLGLQGVMRIDGHRTLWNALREFFKDPRLLQLFGRYATYCGSSPYLAPASLNVIAHVERDGVYLVEGGMYRVAEALVRLAERLGVTIRCGEHVDSIVVSSGRASGVRLSSSEVLHADVVVCNGDPAAIAQGYFGDSAKRAVPAPAPRSLSAMTWTFVADPKGNYPLVRHNVFFSKDYAREFSELFDDRVLPSEPTVYVCAQDRDDQGNAPSGPERFLCLVNAPATGDRNTPTLSEIERCETATFSLLRRAGLDFPHFTAPPVVTTPIEFERMFPATGGALYGPVSHGMTSPFYRATSRTKMPGLYLAGGAAHPGAGVPMAALSGRLCAKAVEEDLASTSRLRRAVMRGGI; this is encoded by the coding sequence ATGCGGACGAGCAGAGCGGTTGTGGTGGGAGCCGGCGTGGGGGGGCTGGTTTCGGCCGTCGAGCTTGCTCGGCGGGGCATGGATGTCGTCGTGCTCGAACGTGCCGCTCGGGTAGGCGGCAAGATGCGTCAGATTACAGTGGACGGTCGAGGCATCGACGCGGGTCCCACGGTCATGACGATGCGATGGGTGCTCGATGAAATCTGGAGCGCGGCGGGAGGATCGCTCGATCGAGATTTGACGTTGCAGCGCGCGGACTTGCTTGCGCGTCATGCTTGGGGCCCAGAACAAAAGCTCGATCTTTTTGCGGAAATCGAAAGGTCGGCCGATGCGATTGCAGCATTTGCCGGCAGAGCCGAAGCGGACGGGTATCGCAAATTTTGTAAATATGCTCAGGACATTTACGACACTGTCAAAAAACCATTTTTGCTTTCGGAAAGGCCGAGTTTGGCGTCGGCCATGACGGCGTTCGGCACGCTCGGTCTGCAAGGCGTGATGCGGATCGATGGGCATCGCACGTTGTGGAATGCGCTGCGTGAATTTTTCAAAGACCCGCGACTTTTGCAGCTTTTTGGTCGTTATGCAACGTATTGCGGCTCGTCGCCGTATTTGGCTCCAGCATCGCTCAACGTCATCGCGCACGTCGAACGGGACGGCGTATACCTCGTCGAAGGCGGCATGTACCGCGTCGCGGAAGCTTTGGTGCGTCTTGCCGAACGCCTGGGCGTGACCATTCGTTGTGGCGAGCATGTCGACTCCATCGTCGTCTCCAGCGGACGAGCGTCCGGTGTGCGTTTGTCTTCGAGTGAAGTGCTGCATGCCGACGTCGTCGTGTGTAATGGCGATCCAGCGGCCATCGCGCAAGGGTATTTCGGTGACTCCGCCAAACGCGCCGTACCAGCTCCTGCGCCGAGGTCGCTTTCTGCAATGACGTGGACGTTCGTGGCCGATCCCAAAGGCAATTACCCGCTCGTCCGCCACAACGTTTTTTTCTCCAAAGATTACGCAAGGGAATTCAGCGAGCTATTCGACGATCGAGTTTTACCGTCCGAACCCACCGTGTACGTCTGTGCGCAAGACCGAGACGACCAGGGCAATGCCCCGTCCGGTCCGGAACGTTTCTTGTGTCTCGTCAATGCCCCAGCCACGGGCGATCGAAATACCCCCACACTTTCGGAGATTGAGCGATGCGAAACAGCAACCTTTTCGCTCCTGCGACGAGCGGGTCTAGACTTTCCCCACTTTACCGCGCCGCCCGTCGTGACGACACCGATCGAATTCGAACGGATGTTTCCAGCGACGGGGGGAGCGCTGTACGGACCAGTTTCGCACGGAATGACGTCCCCATTTTATCGAGCGACATCACGGACGAAAATGCCGGGGCTTTATTTGGCGGGGGGAGCAGCCCATCCGGGAGCTGGCGTGCCGATGGCTGCGCT